A single genomic interval of Stieleria maiorica harbors:
- a CDS encoding ABC transporter substrate-binding protein, whose product MRSSTLENRLGGLCILIVTIAAVWPIGQASGQVNRRAEQRSGDPDRIRPVQLREDDAKQRFVDRLVPGTHVKVFIPSLPYIYISHAINGAMIKPSDNARGWEYDMATSHTQIDDTTYEFKLRQGVQFQDGTPFDADAVVRNMEAFKKAPTLYSKIDKVFDRCEKVDPFTVRFFLTEKYGCFMNDLIWMQFYSEEYLKINGWNGKATCPNLSAPGPYGLGPYLLTEGYVEGDRQTPKAVLKANPNYWDQRYPKVETITVFTELDSRDAKDMVLETEGELDIAFIPPEYKVDTILSPYAKLVTSPTTNNIAIHMNLINGNPKLLDVQVRRALNEALHQRNLWHFVFDREATLSPTQASPFFPGMRKVAQLLKPYSELQDPYQPAKRAQLKNILEGLRLKVLTQNRYMDLWRGIETQLGYVGVRLDIEEVKSEKEIFDPLLTTNQDQNEVQWDLLIWGNDDWFFNHPFTAFLVYRTHNVWSTIFPDPVLDGYIEAMFQASVEDPQFDEITFRIVKHVYDQAYMLFVPTPNNVFAVNKEVGFKPYRMACYPLWKIQVTDQHWSVRRGSYPQTRKAPMKVTRIQFDAGESP is encoded by the coding sequence ATGCGTTCCTCGACCTTGGAGAATCGTCTGGGAGGACTGTGCATCCTGATCGTCACGATCGCGGCCGTCTGGCCGATCGGCCAGGCAAGCGGCCAGGTCAACCGTCGGGCCGAGCAACGATCCGGCGATCCCGATCGGATTCGCCCGGTGCAGCTCCGCGAGGACGACGCCAAGCAACGATTCGTCGACCGGCTGGTTCCCGGCACGCACGTCAAAGTCTTCATCCCCAGTCTGCCCTACATCTATATCTCCCACGCCATCAACGGCGCGATGATCAAGCCCAGCGACAACGCGCGGGGGTGGGAATACGACATGGCGACGTCGCACACCCAGATCGACGACACCACCTACGAATTCAAGCTCCGCCAAGGCGTGCAATTCCAGGACGGGACGCCGTTTGATGCCGATGCGGTGGTGAGGAACATGGAGGCGTTCAAGAAAGCCCCCACGCTGTACAGCAAGATCGACAAGGTCTTTGATCGTTGCGAAAAAGTCGATCCCTTTACGGTCCGTTTCTTTCTGACCGAAAAGTATGGCTGCTTCATGAACGATCTGATTTGGATGCAGTTCTACAGCGAAGAGTACTTGAAGATCAACGGCTGGAACGGCAAAGCGACCTGCCCCAACCTTTCGGCGCCCGGACCGTACGGCTTGGGACCCTATCTCTTGACCGAAGGCTACGTCGAAGGCGATCGACAAACCCCCAAGGCCGTGCTGAAAGCCAACCCGAACTATTGGGACCAGCGTTATCCCAAAGTCGAAACGATCACCGTCTTCACGGAACTGGACAGCCGGGATGCCAAGGACATGGTCCTGGAAACCGAGGGCGAATTGGACATCGCCTTCATCCCTCCTGAATACAAAGTCGACACGATCTTGTCGCCTTACGCAAAACTCGTCACCTCACCGACGACCAACAACATCGCGATTCACATGAATCTGATCAACGGGAACCCGAAATTGTTGGACGTCCAGGTGCGACGGGCGCTAAACGAAGCCTTGCATCAACGCAACCTCTGGCACTTTGTTTTTGACCGCGAAGCCACGCTGTCTCCGACCCAGGCGTCGCCCTTCTTCCCCGGCATGAGAAAGGTTGCCCAACTGCTGAAACCCTATTCTGAATTGCAGGATCCCTACCAGCCGGCCAAGCGGGCACAGCTGAAGAACATCTTGGAAGGGCTTCGGCTGAAAGTTCTGACGCAAAACCGTTACATGGACTTGTGGCGTGGCATCGAAACCCAACTCGGTTATGTCGGCGTTCGCTTGGACATCGAGGAGGTGAAGAGCGAAAAGGAAATCTTTGATCCGTTGCTGACCACCAACCAGGATCAAAATGAAGTCCAGTGGGATCTGCTGATTTGGGGCAATGACGACTGGTTCTTCAACCATCCGTTTACCGCGTTCTTGGTCTATCGGACGCACAACGTTTGGAGCACGATTTTCCCGGATCCCGTGTTGGACGGTTACATCGAAGCGATGTTCCAGGCCAGCGTCGAAGATCCCCAGTTTGACGAGATCACGTTTCGAATCGTCAAACACGTCTATGACCAAGCCTACATGTTGTTTGTGCCGACGCCGAACAACGTCTTTGCCGTCAACAAAGAGGTCGGGTTCAAACCGTACCGCATGGCCTGTTATCCGCTTTGGAAAATCCAGGTGACGGACCAACATTGGTCGGTGCGACGCGGTTCCTACCCGCAAACCAGAAAAGCACCCATGAAGGTGACCCGCATTCAATTCGATGCCGGAGAGAGTCCATGA
- a CDS encoding methyl-accepting chemotaxis protein: MKNRGVLGKLLLLVGISVIAFCAVGIFGIVTSKQIHGAVDRVRLTAEQFQKAALNITDPLSELRQLTLTMVMAPNRELQEQLNEEQRLLTNQLDQTFARWDLSTNSQREREAFQDLRASWEDYRMLKDATVGKVLGGYREEAFINAIRAESDQFQVVNNQVQQWQQAIIADADAVNRAAGQLADNAFLVFTLTIVIATLLIGGFGFITTRMIVGPIESLKNTASKIAAHASSATIGEALDERIEVHSKDELGALALAFNTMVGNMHAAMEKLDVAEKRTQAILNSTADGILTIDADGRIQSLNAACESLLKYRASELRGQSVKAIIPNFELRGRGTQSAGVGATRSDRSGHESEAHGLDKQGRHVPIALRVTQMEFSGEKIFIATLQDIARRKQDEQERARLFEAIRETVNHLSIASSEISATMKQQSTGIEEQASAVTQTSSAVEEAARTAQESMHLANEVAEASRRADEVGRSGRKAIEDTRVSMNNVRERVESTADSILMLAERAQAIGEIITTVNEIADQTNLLALNAAIEASRAGDAGKGFSVVAAEVKSLAQQARQSTGQIREILSEIQHATNHAVLATEQGTQSVGDASDVVVKAEQTIEELVTMVGQASRVATRIVTASNQQATSMDQIADSMNQIDRTTRQAMAATHQTAHSAGDLNQLGQRLAELLAGDAPAKRLVPV; encoded by the coding sequence ATGAAAAATCGAGGCGTACTGGGCAAACTCTTGCTGCTGGTGGGGATCTCCGTGATCGCCTTCTGTGCCGTGGGGATCTTCGGAATCGTGACCAGCAAGCAAATTCACGGTGCGGTCGATCGCGTCCGATTGACGGCCGAGCAATTTCAAAAGGCGGCGCTCAACATCACCGACCCCCTCAGTGAACTCCGGCAATTGACACTGACGATGGTGATGGCGCCCAACCGCGAACTCCAAGAGCAACTCAACGAGGAACAGCGATTGCTGACCAACCAGCTGGATCAAACGTTTGCTCGCTGGGACCTGTCGACCAACAGCCAACGCGAACGAGAGGCGTTTCAAGACTTGCGTGCCAGTTGGGAGGATTACCGCATGCTCAAAGATGCCACGGTGGGCAAGGTCCTGGGCGGATATCGGGAGGAAGCCTTTATCAACGCGATCCGGGCCGAAAGCGATCAGTTTCAAGTGGTCAACAACCAGGTGCAACAATGGCAACAGGCGATCATCGCTGATGCCGATGCGGTCAATCGCGCGGCCGGCCAACTCGCCGACAACGCATTCCTGGTGTTCACGCTGACCATTGTGATTGCAACGCTGCTGATCGGCGGATTCGGATTCATCACCACCCGCATGATCGTCGGTCCGATCGAATCACTCAAAAATACGGCGTCCAAAATTGCCGCCCACGCCTCCAGCGCCACCATCGGCGAGGCACTCGATGAACGCATCGAAGTCCATTCCAAGGACGAATTGGGCGCGTTGGCTCTGGCGTTTAACACCATGGTCGGCAACATGCACGCAGCGATGGAAAAGCTGGATGTCGCCGAGAAACGCACGCAAGCGATCCTCAACTCGACCGCAGACGGGATCTTGACGATCGATGCCGATGGCAGGATCCAATCCCTGAACGCTGCTTGCGAATCACTGCTGAAATACCGAGCATCCGAATTGCGTGGGCAGAGCGTCAAAGCGATCATCCCAAATTTTGAATTGCGCGGCCGCGGCACGCAATCAGCTGGCGTCGGTGCAACACGATCGGATCGCTCCGGACATGAAAGCGAAGCCCACGGGTTGGATAAACAGGGCCGACACGTCCCGATCGCGTTACGCGTGACACAGATGGAGTTTTCCGGAGAAAAGATTTTCATTGCGACCCTGCAAGACATAGCGCGGCGCAAGCAGGACGAACAGGAACGCGCTCGCCTGTTCGAAGCCATCCGGGAAACCGTCAATCACCTCTCCATCGCCAGTTCAGAAATCTCGGCGACGATGAAACAACAATCCACCGGGATCGAAGAACAGGCCAGCGCCGTCACGCAGACCTCCTCGGCGGTCGAGGAAGCCGCCCGCACGGCCCAGGAGTCGATGCATTTGGCCAACGAGGTCGCCGAGGCGTCGCGACGTGCCGACGAGGTCGGACGCTCGGGACGCAAGGCAATTGAGGACACGCGGGTTTCGATGAACAACGTCCGCGAACGTGTCGAATCCACCGCCGACAGTATCCTGATGCTGGCCGAACGTGCCCAGGCGATCGGCGAGATCATCACGACGGTCAACGAAATCGCCGATCAAACGAATCTGCTGGCGCTCAACGCCGCCATCGAAGCCTCACGCGCCGGCGACGCCGGCAAAGGGTTCTCGGTCGTCGCCGCGGAGGTCAAATCGCTGGCCCAGCAAGCGCGACAGTCGACCGGCCAAATCCGCGAGATTCTGAGCGAGATTCAGCACGCAACCAATCATGCCGTGTTGGCCACCGAACAGGGGACCCAATCGGTCGGCGATGCCAGCGATGTCGTTGTCAAAGCAGAGCAGACGATCGAAGAGTTGGTCACCATGGTCGGCCAGGCGTCACGCGTCGCCACCCGAATCGTCACCGCCTCCAACCAACAAGCCACCAGCATGGACCAAATCGCCGATTCGATGAATCAAATCGATCGAACGACCAGGCAAGCCATGGCCGCCACGCACCAAACGGCCCACTCCGCCGGCGACTTGAACCAACTCGGGCAACGCTTGGCTGAATTGTTGGCCGGAGACGCCCCGGCAAAGCGGTTGGTGCCGGTGTAG
- a CDS encoding PAS domain-containing sensor histidine kinase, with protein MNERVNEIELPRPRSAATETAQTQRSRSGTDAHYQSQLLDSVQESLIGTNLDGEVTYWGRGAEQLYGYTADEVIGKSVTIIVQPDEEHVERERMRQVFETGSWKGVYQQRRKDGTTFWASTIISLVTDESGTPTGFIGIDIDITDQKRAREELDQLNLAIENAMQGISRLDRQGRFIMVKPQYAQMLGYQTDELIGQSWTVTVPEDSVPLAREGYEAMLREGRATLECRALRKDGSVFFKQLLLVKSYDECGTHDGHYCFMSDVTKRKQAEIQLREKESQLAHISRLSTMGELVAGIAHEINQPLYSIANFAAVAEKKLEMLDGELGESLQEMNRLIAQQAVHAGEIIKRLRAFVGKTDGVRSSLDMNRVVRDAVAILAPLAHSTDASIRFELSSSPVVVHADRVQLEQVLVNLVRNALEAVADREVRSITVRTSSAGSMVQVTVEDTGIGVSGDAQEKLFDAFYTSKAAGLGMGLSVSRTIVEAHEGRIWATKHPGGGLVVQFTLPSVP; from the coding sequence ATGAACGAACGAGTCAACGAAATCGAATTACCGCGACCGCGGTCGGCGGCGACGGAAACCGCTCAAACACAGCGGTCGCGATCGGGCACCGACGCACACTACCAATCGCAATTGCTGGACAGCGTTCAGGAGTCTCTGATCGGCACCAACTTGGATGGCGAGGTGACGTACTGGGGCCGTGGGGCCGAACAGTTGTACGGATACACGGCCGACGAGGTGATCGGCAAATCCGTCACCATCATCGTCCAACCCGACGAGGAGCACGTCGAACGCGAACGAATGCGTCAGGTGTTCGAAACGGGATCGTGGAAGGGCGTCTACCAGCAGCGACGAAAAGACGGAACGACGTTCTGGGCATCGACCATCATCTCGTTGGTCACCGACGAATCCGGCACCCCGACGGGATTCATCGGAATCGACATCGACATCACCGATCAGAAACGGGCCCGCGAGGAGCTGGATCAACTGAATCTGGCGATCGAAAATGCGATGCAAGGCATCTCGCGACTCGATCGCCAAGGGCGTTTCATCATGGTCAAACCGCAGTACGCCCAGATGCTGGGGTACCAGACCGACGAGCTGATCGGCCAGTCCTGGACCGTGACCGTCCCGGAGGACAGCGTGCCGCTCGCGCGCGAAGGATACGAAGCGATGTTGCGCGAAGGGCGTGCAACACTCGAATGCCGCGCCCTGCGAAAGGACGGATCCGTTTTCTTCAAGCAACTGCTGTTGGTCAAATCGTACGATGAATGCGGCACGCACGACGGCCATTACTGCTTCATGAGCGATGTCACCAAACGCAAACAGGCGGAGATTCAGCTGAGAGAAAAAGAATCCCAGCTTGCTCACATCTCTCGGCTTTCGACGATGGGAGAATTGGTCGCCGGGATCGCGCACGAGATCAATCAACCGCTGTATTCGATCGCCAATTTTGCAGCGGTGGCCGAAAAGAAACTCGAGATGCTGGACGGTGAGTTGGGGGAAAGTCTGCAGGAAATGAATCGATTGATTGCTCAACAAGCGGTTCACGCCGGTGAGATCATCAAGCGATTGAGAGCGTTTGTCGGCAAAACGGATGGCGTGCGGTCATCGCTGGACATGAATCGGGTCGTCCGCGATGCGGTCGCAATTTTGGCCCCGCTCGCCCACAGCACCGACGCGTCGATCCGGTTTGAATTGTCTTCGTCGCCTGTCGTCGTTCATGCCGATCGGGTGCAACTGGAACAGGTGCTCGTCAATCTGGTGCGCAACGCGTTGGAAGCGGTCGCAGATCGTGAGGTTCGCTCGATCACGGTTAGAACCTCGTCGGCGGGATCGATGGTTCAGGTGACGGTGGAAGACACGGGGATCGGAGTGTCGGGGGATGCCCAAGAAAAGCTATTTGATGCGTTCTATACGTCCAAAGCGGCCGGGCTGGGGATGGGATTGTCGGTCAGCCGAACGATCGTGGAAGCACACGAGGGCCGCATTTGGGCGACCAAACATCCCGGCGGAGGTTTGGTCGTGCAGTTCACATTGCCGTCGGTCCCGTAG
- a CDS encoding C45 family autoproteolytic acyltransferase/hydolase has protein sequence MLQRFSDVCPTGRARLRRVPSAILFALVLLSSPVLGADVATTTDPLTERLQPYLRLLSGQQQDFEIRCRAEVPIDGNRQTIRIRLARQGMDSFDLDLEHRDYEARIRRREDGTALALPKHNVVFVGRGQASAADSLAPGGLTQRLVSTRTTVSTYLPLLAYPDASAVTAALKSLAGMTYDAQSRRGRLDGSATFAFEADGSLVVRTDDAVVTLAISAPSATPPGLDDWPGLTQSKVPREELERTLVRGVRRALEILAPSKVLTSPSQAERQTDHGRLQWIDGHRVVLLSGSPAEIGRAHGELLADPAQACIDSVLHTFGTVQTIRTGRWFRHDLDAAFARLSPHIPQRHRIETRAMARALGLDEDLVDSLNVFPELFHCSGFAVFGDATGDGKLYHGRVLDYMTTIGLQDAATTFIVAADGQIPFANVGYAGFIGSVSGMNAEAISLGEMGGGGEGKWDGVPMATLMRRALEECRTLDEVMTLWRESPRTCEYYYVFADGKTNRAVGVAADPDSIEFIQPGQADPRLGDGIDDAIVLSAGDRLKTLRERVHQKHGQIDAEVGKWLMSRPVAMQSNLHNVLFVPADQVMYVANADHRHPAAERPYVRLDLDALLRSMGDRD, from the coding sequence GTGTTACAGAGATTCAGTGATGTTTGTCCAACCGGGCGAGCTCGGTTGCGCCGCGTGCCCTCGGCGATTCTGTTTGCGCTGGTGCTGTTATCAAGCCCCGTGCTGGGTGCTGATGTCGCGACGACGACCGATCCACTGACGGAGCGGTTACAGCCTTACTTGCGACTGCTATCGGGCCAGCAGCAGGACTTCGAAATTCGGTGTCGTGCGGAGGTTCCGATTGATGGAAACAGGCAGACGATCCGGATTCGGCTGGCACGGCAGGGCATGGATTCATTTGACCTTGATCTGGAACATCGTGACTACGAGGCGCGGATTCGTCGCCGCGAGGACGGGACGGCATTGGCGCTTCCCAAGCACAACGTGGTTTTCGTCGGCCGCGGGCAGGCTTCTGCGGCGGATTCGCTTGCTCCGGGCGGTTTGACACAGCGATTGGTGTCAACGCGAACGACCGTCTCGACGTACCTGCCCCTGCTGGCCTACCCCGATGCATCTGCCGTCACCGCGGCACTGAAATCACTCGCCGGCATGACGTACGACGCCCAGTCGCGGCGTGGGCGTCTGGATGGTTCGGCGACGTTCGCCTTTGAAGCCGATGGTTCGTTGGTCGTCCGAACCGACGACGCGGTCGTCACGCTTGCGATTTCCGCCCCCAGCGCGACTCCGCCTGGGCTGGACGACTGGCCGGGCTTGACGCAATCGAAAGTCCCGCGAGAAGAGTTGGAACGCACGTTGGTTCGCGGAGTCCGGCGGGCCCTGGAAATCTTGGCGCCGTCCAAGGTGCTGACCAGCCCCAGTCAAGCAGAGCGGCAAACCGATCATGGGCGACTGCAATGGATCGACGGACATCGTGTCGTGTTGCTCTCCGGTTCGCCCGCGGAAATCGGACGCGCCCACGGCGAGTTGTTGGCTGATCCGGCTCAGGCGTGTATCGATTCGGTACTACACACCTTCGGCACGGTCCAAACGATCCGCACCGGCCGATGGTTTCGTCACGATTTAGACGCGGCGTTTGCACGTTTGTCGCCGCACATCCCGCAGCGCCATCGGATCGAAACCCGCGCGATGGCTCGTGCGCTGGGGCTGGATGAAGACTTGGTGGATTCATTGAACGTCTTTCCCGAGTTGTTTCATTGCAGCGGCTTTGCGGTCTTCGGTGATGCGACCGGCGACGGAAAGCTGTACCACGGCCGCGTCTTGGATTACATGACCACGATCGGTCTGCAAGACGCGGCGACCACCTTCATCGTTGCCGCCGACGGTCAGATCCCCTTTGCCAACGTCGGATACGCCGGATTCATCGGCAGCGTCAGCGGTATGAATGCCGAAGCGATCTCGCTGGGTGAAATGGGCGGTGGCGGCGAAGGAAAGTGGGACGGCGTGCCGATGGCGACGTTGATGCGACGGGCGCTCGAAGAGTGCCGCACGCTCGATGAAGTGATGACGTTGTGGCGCGAAAGCCCGCGAACATGCGAGTATTACTATGTGTTTGCCGACGGAAAAACGAATCGTGCGGTGGGCGTCGCCGCCGATCCCGATTCGATCGAGTTTATTCAGCCGGGCCAGGCCGATCCGCGATTGGGCGACGGTATCGATGATGCCATCGTGCTGTCAGCGGGAGATCGATTGAAAACCTTGCGTGAGCGGGTTCACCAGAAACACGGCCAGATCGATGCCGAGGTGGGCAAATGGCTGATGAGCCGGCCTGTCGCGATGCAATCCAATCTGCACAACGTGTTGTTCGTGCCCGCCGATCAAGTCATGTACGTCGCCAATGCTGACCACCGACATCCCGCCGCGGAACGGCCCTACGTTCGCCTGGACCTGGATGCGTTACTCCGCTCGATGGGGGACCGTGATTGA
- a CDS encoding bacterioferritin: MTTTQTIENLQKALSMELTAVHQYQLHACVLDDWGMGLLATKMREEMQEELGHSQEFLERILFLNGEPRLELAKLPVRAGSLNEMFEMDLADEKEAIEFYTSASFRATEDRDIGTRQLFEKIALDEEGHMSWLELQLDLLDRMGEPAFIAKYMG, encoded by the coding sequence ATGACAACAACACAGACAATCGAGAATCTGCAAAAAGCACTGTCGATGGAACTCACCGCCGTGCACCAATACCAGCTGCACGCCTGCGTGCTGGACGACTGGGGCATGGGTCTGTTGGCGACGAAGATGCGTGAAGAGATGCAGGAGGAACTCGGGCATTCGCAGGAGTTCCTCGAGCGGATCCTGTTTCTTAACGGCGAGCCGCGGTTGGAGCTTGCCAAACTGCCCGTTCGAGCCGGTTCTTTGAACGAGATGTTCGAAATGGATCTCGCCGACGAAAAGGAAGCGATCGAGTTCTACACGTCGGCGTCGTTTCGCGCGACCGAGGATCGCGACATCGGGACCCGCCAACTGTTCGAAAAGATCGCCTTGGATGAAGAGGGGCACATGAGCTGGCTGGAACTGCAATTGGATCTGCTCGATCGTATGGGCGAACCGGCGTTTATCGCCAAATACATGGGCTGA
- a CDS encoding cation-translocating P-type ATPase, which translates to MDHRPQASADWHALDLDSLAQKLDVGVHGLSESEASARLAEYGRNDLPRRPPTPLWAIVLRQFRSPLIYILALAALVSVALGDVKDAAFIAGVLVLNAVIGSFQEWKAEQSSQALKQLLQIRASVHRDGDVREVPAEEVVPGDIVWMESGNRVPADIRLLSAHGLESDESLLTGESLPVAKDPEWTGGEATPVPDRMNMVYAGSVITRGRAKGVVVATGMATGVGQLALDVMGETGGRPPLLERMERFTRVIAVAVLVAATMIGLLGVALGGYSATTMFMFAVALAVSAIPEGLPVAMTVALAIATTRMASRGLIVRRLTAVEGLGSCTLIATDKTGTLTCNELTVRQVCLPDGETFEVTGEGFQPSGEILKDGRPLDPGCHERLEWLARAGILCNEADLHQRNGSWTWRGDAVDVAFLSFARKLGWNHESTLDSHPQVNQIPFEPEYQFAASFNRVDGGAGVFIKGAPERVLAMCSEASCGGFTPDRWEATAISMAAMGYRVLAVADQRLDQPIGSDQVPAPPSRLRFLGLVGMIDPLRSGVKDAVRCCAEAGVSVAMITGDHRVTALAIARDLGLADDENQVITGGALQETTADELPEIIGNIRVFARVAPRQKLQIVNAARQAGHFVAVTGDGVNDAPALQAANVGVAMGKSGTDVAREAAELVISDDNFATIIAGIEEGRVAYDNIRKVIYLLISTGAAELVLMALAVGTGTPYLPLMPVQILWLNLVTNGIQDVALAFEPNEGGVLSRQPRSPKERIFNRLMIERTAIAAVAMGVIGFTTFRWLLPEAATEADVASARNTLLLLMVLFENVHIGNCRSETKSALVMSPLRSPILLAGAITAFCIHLAAMHTSLGRYVLGAQPINGGQWGILILLSLTILPVMELHKWSWRKRYPGDRRTPKAGER; encoded by the coding sequence ATGGATCATCGTCCCCAAGCATCGGCGGATTGGCACGCACTGGACCTGGACTCGCTCGCGCAGAAGCTGGACGTCGGCGTGCACGGGCTGAGCGAATCGGAGGCGTCGGCGCGGTTGGCCGAGTACGGCCGGAACGATCTTCCGCGGCGGCCGCCGACACCCTTGTGGGCGATCGTCTTGCGGCAGTTCCGCAGCCCGTTGATCTACATCCTGGCATTGGCGGCGTTGGTCTCGGTGGCCTTGGGCGACGTCAAGGACGCGGCGTTCATTGCCGGCGTGTTGGTGCTCAATGCCGTGATCGGCTCGTTCCAAGAATGGAAGGCCGAACAAAGCAGTCAGGCGCTGAAGCAGCTGTTGCAAATTCGCGCCTCGGTGCACCGCGACGGTGATGTCCGCGAAGTGCCAGCCGAGGAGGTGGTTCCGGGGGACATCGTCTGGATGGAATCGGGCAACCGAGTTCCGGCGGACATTCGATTGCTGTCGGCCCATGGCTTGGAATCCGACGAGTCGCTGTTGACCGGCGAGTCGTTGCCGGTGGCGAAAGACCCCGAGTGGACCGGCGGCGAAGCGACACCGGTGCCCGATCGTATGAACATGGTTTACGCCGGTTCGGTCATCACTCGCGGGCGAGCCAAGGGGGTGGTGGTCGCGACGGGGATGGCGACCGGCGTTGGCCAATTGGCGTTGGACGTGATGGGCGAAACCGGTGGGCGACCGCCGTTGTTGGAGCGGATGGAACGCTTCACTCGGGTGATCGCCGTCGCCGTGCTGGTCGCGGCGACGATGATCGGTTTGCTTGGGGTCGCCCTGGGCGGCTATTCGGCGACGACGATGTTCATGTTTGCCGTCGCCCTGGCGGTCTCGGCGATTCCCGAGGGGTTGCCGGTGGCGATGACGGTCGCGCTTGCGATCGCGACGACACGGATGGCCAGCCGCGGGCTGATCGTCAGACGCCTGACCGCCGTCGAGGGGCTGGGAAGCTGCACGCTGATCGCCACCGACAAAACCGGCACGCTGACGTGCAACGAGTTGACCGTTCGCCAAGTCTGCCTTCCCGATGGCGAAACCTTTGAGGTCACCGGCGAGGGGTTCCAGCCTTCTGGCGAAATCCTGAAAGACGGCAGACCGCTCGATCCGGGATGTCACGAGCGGCTGGAATGGTTGGCGCGAGCCGGAATCCTGTGCAACGAAGCGGACCTGCATCAACGCAACGGATCGTGGACGTGGCGTGGCGACGCGGTCGATGTCGCGTTCTTGTCCTTCGCTCGTAAACTCGGTTGGAACCACGAATCGACGCTGGATTCCCATCCCCAGGTCAATCAGATTCCGTTCGAGCCGGAGTACCAGTTTGCCGCGTCGTTCAACCGTGTCGATGGCGGCGCCGGGGTGTTCATCAAGGGCGCCCCGGAACGCGTTTTGGCGATGTGCAGCGAGGCGAGTTGCGGAGGATTCACCCCGGATCGGTGGGAGGCGACGGCAATCAGCATGGCGGCGATGGGCTATCGCGTGCTGGCAGTGGCGGATCAGCGTTTGGACCAGCCCATCGGTTCCGACCAGGTCCCCGCGCCGCCTTCGCGATTGCGTTTCCTGGGCTTGGTCGGCATGATCGATCCGCTCCGATCGGGAGTGAAAGACGCCGTTCGGTGCTGTGCCGAAGCCGGCGTTTCGGTCGCCATGATCACCGGGGACCATCGCGTGACGGCGTTGGCGATCGCCCGCGACTTGGGATTGGCCGACGACGAAAACCAAGTGATCACCGGAGGAGCATTGCAGGAGACAACGGCGGACGAATTGCCCGAGATCATTGGCAACATCCGCGTCTTTGCCCGGGTCGCACCGCGACAGAAACTGCAAATCGTCAACGCCGCCCGCCAAGCGGGGCATTTTGTCGCCGTCACCGGTGACGGTGTCAACGACGCCCCCGCGCTCCAGGCGGCAAACGTCGGCGTCGCGATGGGCAAAAGCGGAACCGATGTCGCCCGCGAAGCCGCCGAGCTGGTCATCAGCGACGACAACTTCGCCACCATCATTGCCGGTATCGAAGAGGGCCGCGTCGCTTACGACAACATCCGCAAGGTGATCTACCTGCTGATTTCCACCGGGGCGGCCGAATTGGTGCTGATGGCCTTGGCCGTGGGGACCGGCACGCCGTACTTGCCCCTGATGCCGGTTCAAATCCTGTGGTTGAACCTGGTCACCAACGGCATCCAGGACGTTGCATTGGCGTTTGAGCCTAACGAAGGGGGTGTGTTGTCGCGTCAGCCCCGTTCGCCCAAGGAGCGAATCTTCAACCGGCTGATGATCGAGCGGACGGCGATCGCGGCAGTCGCGATGGGCGTCATCGGATTCACCACCTTTCGTTGGTTGCTGCCCGAAGCGGCGACCGAGGCGGACGTCGCATCGGCGCGAAACACGTTGCTGTTGTTGATGGTGTTGTTCGAAAACGTCCATATCGGCAACTGCCGCTCGGAAACGAAATCGGCCCTGGTGATGTCACCGCTGCGCAGCCCCATCTTGTTGGCCGGCGCGATCACGGCGTTCTGCATCCACCTCGCTGCGATGCACACGTCATTGGGCCGTTACGTTTTGGGCGCCCAGCCGATCAACGGGGGCCAATGGGGAATCCTGATCCTGTTGTCGCTGACGATCCTTCCAGTGATGGAACTGCACAAATGGAGTTGGAGGAAACGGTATCCCGGTGACAGACGCACGCCGAAGGCGGGAGAAAGGTAA
- a CDS encoding TrkA C-terminal domain-containing protein: MHRLAWIITVLVILTLVGVGWFRLVEGVIIVAIRRADGEIVLPPTAATVIRPDDVLIALGKVTAVSQFLSSEQLTS; the protein is encoded by the coding sequence ATGCATCGACTGGCTTGGATCATCACCGTGCTCGTGATTCTGACGCTGGTCGGCGTCGGCTGGTTCCGGTTGGTGGAAGGCGTGATCATCGTCGCGATCCGGCGGGCCGACGGTGAAATCGTGCTGCCGCCGACGGCTGCCACCGTGATCCGACCCGATGACGTGTTGATCGCCCTGGGCAAAGTCACGGCGGTGTCTCAATTCCTGTCCAGCGAACAACTCACCTCATAG